A region of uncultured Carboxylicivirga sp. DNA encodes the following proteins:
- a CDS encoding DUF4295 domain-containing protein codes for MAKKAVASLQKGEGKGHTKVIKMVKSEKTGAYTFREEIVPNEMTKEFFNK; via the coding sequence ATGGCAAAGAAAGCAGTTGCATCGTTGCAAAAAGGTGAAGGTAAAGGTCACACTAAAGTGATTAAAATGGTAAAATCTGAGAAAACCGGAGCTTATACATTCCGTGAAGAGATTGTACCTAATGAAATGACCAAAGAGTTTTTCAATAAATAA
- the rpmG gene encoding 50S ribosomal protein L33 — translation MAKKAKGNRIQVILECTEHKESGQPGTSRYITVKNRKNTPDRMELKKYNPILKRVTLHREIK, via the coding sequence ATGGCTAAAAAGGCAAAAGGTAATCGCATACAGGTGATTCTTGAGTGTACTGAACACAAGGAGAGTGGACAACCTGGAACTAGCCGCTACATTACCGTAAAAAACAGAAAAAATACTCCTGATCGTATGGAGTTAAAAAAATATAATCCAATTTTGAAGCGAGTAACTTTACATCGCGAAATCAAATAA